A section of the Chelmon rostratus isolate fCheRos1 chromosome 16, fCheRos1.pri, whole genome shotgun sequence genome encodes:
- the pag1 gene encoding phosphoprotein associated with glycosphingolipid-enriched microdomains 1, with translation MAPVLSGVWWGPEAGVVGSGAAAATGAASWLGSGQLALAVTLSTLTALLLVSVLLLLCASCQGQKKAANGHPAGDHENLMNGVSERETISQSADSPATDAAVSSSHNGPLTSGTILTDTQDTSPQPSEEMLSSQSELRSSKCPQDRELPSIPPNNALIGDGPPASGDSTYEVVKEIAVASRDVSAEDSLYETVKELKDPPTQLGLPNGTIQLSPDEPPHHPPALLNGHLSPCTPERGPLCTGVEYASIDLNKKSRHSADMEAKRRSDNANIPSHRPLEEPDEDLPPPVPEKVLDENDNQPVVMNGLAGAGLHNGELHSPLSPAPGFDNHTLSDNESAVYSTVNKTNCDDAVNEEDKEHDYSSIAEIKGLVTASSSSDLYATVRDIYTQPDEPPPEDPVLDGTDPGYETIRIPKTSSSDDDHRAELGVEGSDAAKAEPDYESVGELGLGRETSRL, from the exons ATGGCTCCGGTGCTGAGTGGAGTGTGGTGGGGGCCGGAGGCGGGTGTCGTGGGGTCAGGGGCTGCAGCTGCTACCGGGGCAGCATCGTGGCTGGGCAGTGGGCAGCTGGCCCTGGCCGTCACCCTCAGCACCCTCACCGCCCTGCTGCtggtctctgtgctgctgctgctgtgtgctaGCTGCCAGGG GCAGAAGAAGGCAGCCAATGGACATCCAGCAGGAGACCATGAGAACCTCATGAATGGA gtgtcagagagagagacgatcagccaatcagcagacAGTCCAGCCACTGATGCGGCCGTCAGCAGCTCTCACAATGGTCCTCTAACCAGCGGTACAA tcctcacagacacacaagacaCCAGCCCCCAGCCGTCAGAGGAGATGctctccagccaatcagagctcaggtCCTCCAAGTGTCCTCAGGACCGCGAGCTTCCCAGCATTCCTCCCAACAACGCCCTCATTGGGGATGGACCCCCAGCCTCAGGGGACAGCACCTATGAG GTGGTGAAGGAGATCGCTGTGGCGTCACGTGACGTCAGCGCCGAAGACTCCCTGTACGAGACGGTCAAGGAACTCAAAGACCCCCCGACACAGCTCGGCCTCCCCAACGGTACCATCCAGCTGAGCCCCGATGAACCTCCCCATCACCCCCCTGCCCTTCTCAACGGCCACCTCAGCCCCTGCACACCTGAGCGGGGACCCCTGTGCACAGGGGTGGAGTACGCCTCCATCGACCTGAATAAGAAGAGCCGTCACAGCGCCGACATGGAGGCCAAAAGGCGCTCTGATAATGCCAACATTCCCTCCCACAGGCCTCTGGAGGAACCAGACGAGGACTTGCCTCCGCCGGTACCAGAGAAGGTTctggatgaaaatgacaacCAGCCGGTGGTGATGAATGGGCTGGCGGGGGCTGGGCTGCACAATGGAGAG ttacactcccctctgtctcctgcacCGGGGTTCGACAACCACACTCTGTCAGACAATGAG tCAGCGGTGTACTCTACAGTGAACAAGACAAACTGTGACGATGCTGTGAACGAGGAAGACAAAGAGCACGACTACAGCAGCATCGCAGAGATCAAAGGCCTCGTCacggcctcctcctccagtgACCTGTACGCCACTGTCCGAGACATCTACACCCAGCCCGACGAGCCCCCGCCGGAGGACCCCGTCTTGGACGGCACGGATCCCGGCTACGAAACCATCCGCATCCCAAAGACTAGTAGCTCGGATGACGACCACAGGGCCGAGCTGGGAGTGGAGGGGTCAGACGCTGCCAAGGCGGAGCCCGACTACGAGAGCGTCGGAGAGTTGGGTCTGGGCCGGGAAACGTCCCGTCTCTGA